A stretch of Oryza brachyantha chromosome 4, ObraRS2, whole genome shotgun sequence DNA encodes these proteins:
- the LOC102702557 gene encoding protein TIC 40, chloroplastic, which translates to MESLVLASSCSASPRLPLLSARAPRRLPPPAPAVGRRGAGRSKLVVSAAAARGSRNGFEGLKTNGFASMSSSTNSENISTGTGALPPMPPPSSYIGSPVFWIGVGVALSAAFSMVSSMVKKYAMQQAFKSMMTQAPPNTFGSNSPFPFAMPPQAAPTAPSSYPYSQPRKDTSPQAATVDVSATKVESTGTSEEADVAEKPKKKFAFVDVSPEELQQKELQSSLETVDVKSESKERETVEATEQKAPTNGTAFKMNEDSASGTTESSNSGPMLSVDTIEKMMEDPAVQKMVYPYLPEEMRNPDSFKWMLQNPMYRQQLQDMLNNMGGSPDQWDNRMLDHLKNFDLSSPEVRQQFAQVGMTPEEVVSKIMANPEVAVAFQNPKIQTAIMDCSQNPLNIVKYQNDKEVMDVFMKISQIFPQING; encoded by the exons atggagAGCCTTGTCCTCGCCTCCTCGTGCTCCGCCTCTCCGCGCctgcctctcctctccgcccgcgccCCACGCCGTCTcccgccaccggcgccggccgtcgggcggaggggagccgGGAGGTCGAAGCTCGTCGtctccgcggccgcggcccgcGGGTCCCGGAACg GTTTTGAGGGATTGAAGACTAATGGCTTTGCAAGCATGTCATCTTCAACCAACAGTGAGAATATCTCAACTGGAACTGGTGCCTTGCCTCCCATGCCACCCCCATCATCATACAT CGGTTCGCCTGTTTTCTGGATTGGAGTTGGTGTAGCATTGTCTGCAGCATTTTCTATG GTCTCTTCCATGGTAAAG AAATATGCAATGCAACAAGCATTCAAGTCAATGATGACCCAGGCACCGCCAAACACTTTTGGCTCAAACTCGCCTTTCCCATTTGCCATGCCTCCACAGGCAGCTCCCACAGCTCCAAGCAGTTACCCTTACTCACAACCAAGGAAAGATACCTCTCCTCAGGCTGCAACAGTTGATGTTTCAGCAACTAAAGTGGAATCAACTGGAACTTCAGAAGAGGCTGATGTGGCTGAAAAGCCAAAGAAGAAATTTG CCTTTGTTGATGTTTCTCCTGAAGAGTTGCAGCAAAAGGAACTTCAATCTTCATTGGAGACAGTGGATGTAAAAAGTGAGAGtaaagagagagaaactgtGGAGGCTACTGAGCAAAAA gCTCCAACAAATGGAACTGCTTTTAAGATGAATGAAGATTCTGCTAGTGGGACAACCGAATCTA GTAATTCAGGGCCTATGTTATCCGTTGATACAATTGAGAAAATGATGGAAGATCCAGCTGTGCAGAAGATGGTTTACCC CTACTTGCCTGAGGAGATGAGGAACCCTGATTCATTCAAGT GGATGCTGCAGAATCCAATGTACCGCCAACAACTACAGGATATGCT AAACAACATGGGTGGATCTCCTGATCAGTGGGATAACCGGATGCTTGATCACTTGAAGAACTTTGACCTTAGCAGCCCGGAAGTCAGGCAGCAGTTTG CACAAGTTGGCATGACTCCAGAGGAGGTGGTATCGAAAATAATGGCAAACCCAGAAGTTGCTGTTGCATTTCAGAACCCAAAGATTCAAACAGCGATCATGGAT TGCTCACAAAACCCGCTCAATATTGTAAAGTACCAAAATGACAAAGAG GTCATGGATGTTTTTATGAAGATATCACAGATCTTCCCTCAAATTAATGGCTAG